From a region of the Brevibacterium siliguriense genome:
- a CDS encoding NAD(P)-binding domain-containing protein, translating to MTRIGFIGVGEIASAMVEGLAASEAKTDLEIFLSPRNAARASRLADSLESATICQSNQDVVDRSDLIVLAVLPQQTDSVLDVLDIPVAKTLVSAVAGVATDRLADHLPHSPTIVRIIPLPAVRERKGVTAVFPADDAVEELLSHLGGSVTAEDETMFSTLSAVTATMSAHFAFLQTITAWLVDRGWNEADADHFIRGQFVGLGTTLAQTDDPIHDLVAAHETPGGLNEMFNHEWMDEANRNSLTESLDHVFARVTGPTED from the coding sequence ATGACACGCATCGGTTTCATCGGAGTCGGAGAGATCGCCTCGGCGATGGTCGAGGGCCTTGCCGCCAGCGAAGCGAAAACCGACCTCGAGATCTTCCTCTCCCCGCGCAATGCCGCACGTGCATCGAGACTCGCCGATTCCCTCGAGTCCGCCACGATCTGCCAGAGCAATCAGGACGTCGTCGACCGCAGTGACCTCATCGTTCTCGCGGTGCTGCCGCAGCAGACGGATTCAGTCCTGGACGTTCTCGACATTCCCGTCGCGAAGACCCTGGTCAGCGCGGTCGCCGGCGTCGCAACGGACCGACTCGCCGATCACCTTCCGCACTCCCCGACGATCGTGCGCATCATCCCGCTACCCGCCGTCCGCGAGCGCAAGGGCGTCACCGCCGTATTCCCAGCCGATGACGCGGTCGAAGAGCTCCTGAGCCACCTCGGCGGATCGGTGACCGCTGAGGATGAGACGATGTTCTCCACGCTCTCGGCGGTAACGGCGACGATGTCGGCGCACTTCGCGTTCCTGCAGACGATCACCGCGTGGCTCGTCGACCGCGGCTGGAACGAGGCAGACGCCGATCACTTCATCCGCGGCCAGTTCGTCGGCCTTGGCACCACACTCGCCCAGACGGATGATCCCATCCACGACCTCGTCGCCGCCCATGAAACCCCGGGCGGTCTCAACGAGATGTTCAATCACGAGTGGATGGACGAGGCCAACCGCAACTCACTGACCGAGTCCCTCGACCACGTGTTCGCCCGCGTCACCGGTCCCACCGAAGACTGA
- a CDS encoding SDR family NAD(P)-dependent oxidoreductase: protein MDLQLAGKTVFISGSTKGIGLAIAALCAHEGATVIINGRRKEGVDAAVARLREQNPAASARGIAADFGDVGQVDGLLDCLGDVDVLINNVGLFDVAAFTEIGDAEWTRYLEINLMGAVRLSRTLLPQMLENGWGRIVFIGTESAVDVPENMIHYGVTKAAALALSNGLAKLTLGTEVTVNTVLGGPTYSDGVAAAVEQIAAAESMPAADLRDSLVRDTSLLQRFIEPDEIANLVAYLASPLSSATNGAALRADGGVLPTVV from the coding sequence ATGGATCTTCAACTGGCGGGCAAGACCGTCTTCATCTCGGGCTCAACGAAAGGGATCGGCTTGGCGATTGCCGCTCTGTGCGCGCACGAAGGAGCGACGGTCATCATCAACGGTCGCCGCAAAGAAGGAGTCGATGCGGCTGTCGCACGTCTGCGCGAACAGAATCCGGCCGCCTCGGCGAGGGGAATCGCGGCGGACTTCGGCGACGTCGGGCAGGTCGACGGACTGCTCGACTGCCTCGGCGACGTGGACGTCCTCATCAACAATGTCGGCCTCTTCGATGTGGCGGCGTTCACCGAGATAGGCGACGCGGAGTGGACGCGATACTTGGAGATCAACCTCATGGGCGCGGTTCGCCTGTCCCGGACGCTGCTCCCGCAGATGCTCGAGAACGGGTGGGGGCGAATCGTCTTCATCGGTACGGAGTCGGCCGTCGATGTGCCAGAGAACATGATCCACTATGGCGTGACGAAGGCCGCCGCTCTGGCGTTGAGCAATGGCCTGGCGAAACTCACCCTCGGTACTGAGGTGACGGTGAATACCGTGCTCGGTGGGCCGACGTATTCGGACGGCGTCGCGGCTGCCGTCGAGCAGATCGCTGCCGCGGAATCGATGCCCGCTGCGGACCTGAGGGACTCACTCGTCCGCGATACCTCACTGCTGCAGCGTTTCATCGAACCTGACGAGATTGCCAACCTCGTGGCCTATCTGGCCAGCCCGCTGTCCTCGGCGACGAACGGTGCAGCCTTGCGCGCGGATGGGGGAGTGCTGCCGACTGTCGTGTGA
- a CDS encoding LysR family transcriptional regulator, with protein MDLVDACRTFTAVSELGSMTLGAAADGIPQPVASRRIAGLEKQLGARLLERTGRGVSLTPFGRDMLVPATRLVELADELLIGADRAKLRPISLAVPTSCSTRNLAVLAASMKGRGLRVDFHSSPPGRRSDDLAGRRVRASVQTVPADEGTWAVALGCAHRSPLSAPVRIADLRRSRARVPGDDLELAGRRLRVMSEDNVPHIRDRVRRSAETAGLLPYQVIVDTSDPDAVAAVLGDGDLLLCSEAEAADLDLPWAPLIDPTISRGYELAAAADEDIMLLADFAEEVADCLGGSVASEANRRTSRSGRRRSLSSSAASALVPRTTRSRREAP; from the coding sequence ATGGACCTGGTTGACGCTTGTCGGACATTCACCGCTGTCAGCGAACTCGGCAGCATGACACTCGGTGCTGCCGCCGACGGAATCCCGCAGCCGGTGGCCAGTCGGCGTATCGCCGGGCTTGAAAAGCAGCTCGGTGCGCGGCTTCTCGAACGGACCGGACGGGGAGTGAGTCTCACACCGTTCGGTCGCGACATGCTGGTCCCGGCAACGCGCCTGGTCGAGCTGGCAGACGAGCTTCTGATCGGTGCCGACCGGGCAAAGTTGCGGCCCATCTCTCTGGCAGTCCCGACTTCCTGTTCGACACGGAATCTTGCAGTGCTGGCGGCATCGATGAAGGGCCGGGGGCTTCGGGTCGACTTCCACTCGAGTCCGCCGGGCAGGCGATCCGACGATCTCGCTGGGAGACGAGTGCGCGCTTCGGTGCAGACCGTTCCCGCAGACGAAGGCACATGGGCTGTCGCGTTGGGGTGTGCTCATCGCTCTCCGCTGTCGGCACCGGTGCGGATCGCCGACCTGCGGAGATCTCGGGCGCGGGTCCCCGGCGATGATCTCGAACTTGCAGGTCGACGCCTGCGAGTGATGAGCGAGGACAACGTTCCGCATATTCGCGACCGGGTCCGACGATCCGCCGAGACCGCGGGCCTGCTTCCCTACCAAGTCATTGTGGACACCTCAGATCCTGACGCGGTCGCGGCGGTGCTCGGTGACGGTGATCTGCTGCTGTGCAGCGAGGCCGAAGCCGCGGACTTGGATCTTCCTTGGGCGCCGCTCATCGACCCGACGATTTCTCGGGGCTATGAATTGGCGGCCGCCGCGGATGAGGACATAATGCTGCTTGCCGACTTCGCCGAGGAGGTCGCTGATTGCCTCGGCGGATCGGTCGCCTCCGAGGCGAACAGGCGGACATCGAGATCGGGGAGGCGACGATCGCTGTCCAGCAGTGCCGCCTCGGCGCTCGTTCCGCGGACCACGCGGTCGAGGCGCGAAGCGCCATGA
- a CDS encoding CueP family metal-binding protein, with translation MKTTKFALGAAALALTLSGCSAPGPGSGPSADSEESAAAQPGSAEALLADLDLGDEDVTEVIDRLDRLPVEERPADLMASVQPDELVLTDGQREATMALPEGRSYVSIAPFVDATHDCFYHSLTTCLGEMSGEDVDVVITDSATGETVVDESTTTFDNGFVGFWVPSDVTGTIEVTAAGKTGATEFSTRSDGPTCVTDLKLK, from the coding sequence ATGAAGACGACGAAATTCGCGTTGGGTGCCGCGGCCCTTGCGCTAACACTGAGTGGGTGTTCCGCTCCCGGGCCGGGCAGCGGACCATCCGCGGATTCAGAAGAATCTGCGGCAGCGCAGCCGGGTTCGGCAGAAGCGCTGCTGGCGGATCTCGATCTGGGCGATGAAGACGTCACCGAAGTGATCGACCGCCTCGATCGTCTGCCGGTCGAGGAGAGGCCTGCCGACCTCATGGCCTCGGTGCAGCCGGACGAACTCGTCCTCACCGACGGTCAGCGGGAGGCGACGATGGCATTGCCGGAAGGGAGGAGCTACGTGTCCATCGCTCCCTTCGTCGATGCGACGCACGACTGCTTCTACCACAGCCTCACGACCTGTCTCGGCGAGATGAGCGGGGAGGACGTGGACGTGGTGATCACCGACTCAGCGACTGGTGAAACAGTGGTGGATGAGTCGACGACGACCTTCGACAACGGATTCGTGGGCTTCTGGGTGCCATCCGACGTCACCGGCACCATCGAAGTCACCGCCGCAGGCAAGACCGGTGCGACCGAATTCTCGACGAGAAGCGATGGGCCCACCTGTGTGACCGACCTCAAGCTGAAGTAG
- a CDS encoding class I SAM-dependent methyltransferase: MRAFDELVTEAQSADVTGWGFDWLDGRATEERPPWRYSALLAGRLSTATAALDIDTGGGEVVDEAPVLPPRMAVTESHRPNVAAARHRLGPRGVDVVEAEPRRLPFANGSFDLVTSRHPVSPAWSEISRVLVPGGTYLAQHVGPASAFELIEFFLGPLPENRRARHPRTESDAAEAAGLTVETLRTVRCRMEFFDIGAIVWILRKCPWWVPDFAVADYLPQLRELDAAMRSGEPFVAHSTRHLIIASKR; encoded by the coding sequence ATGCGCGCATTCGACGAGCTCGTCACCGAAGCACAATCCGCCGATGTCACCGGCTGGGGATTCGACTGGCTCGATGGACGCGCCACCGAGGAGCGTCCGCCGTGGAGGTACTCGGCGCTGCTCGCCGGGCGGCTGTCGACGGCGACCGCGGCACTCGACATCGACACCGGCGGCGGTGAGGTCGTCGATGAGGCGCCGGTGCTGCCGCCGCGCATGGCTGTGACCGAATCGCACCGCCCCAACGTCGCCGCGGCTCGGCACCGGCTCGGTCCGCGAGGCGTCGATGTAGTCGAGGCCGAACCGCGCCGACTGCCCTTCGCCAACGGCAGCTTCGATCTCGTCACCTCGCGGCATCCCGTGAGCCCCGCATGGTCGGAGATCAGCCGTGTGCTCGTCCCCGGCGGCACCTACCTCGCCCAGCATGTCGGACCGGCCTCGGCATTCGAACTCATCGAGTTCTTCCTCGGGCCGCTGCCGGAGAATCGCAGAGCGCGGCATCCGCGTACCGAATCGGACGCCGCCGAGGCGGCCGGACTCACGGTCGAGACGCTGCGCACCGTGCGTTGCCGCATGGAGTTCTTCGACATCGGCGCGATCGTGTGGATCCTGCGCAAATGCCCATGGTGGGTGCCCGATTTCGCGGTCGCCGACTACCTTCCGCAGCTGCGTGAGCTCGACGCTGCAATGCGCAGCGGCGAACCGTTCGTCGCCCATTCGACGCGGCACCTCATCATCGCCTCCAAGCGCTGA
- a CDS encoding formate--tetrahydrofolate ligase, whose amino-acid sequence MTTDMDIALSAELDPIVDIAAGLGLDAQDIIPHGWTKAKVPIDVLDRAAESATDGRLILVTAMSPTPAGEGKTTTSIGLADGLNELARSKPEVGKAVLALREPSMGPVFGMKGGAAGGGYAQVVPMEDINLHFTGDFAAIAAANNLAATMLDNHIHFGNSLDVDPRRIHLRRVVDLNDRALRGVVVGLGGLNGGVPREDAFDIVVASEVMAVFCLATSLADLKERLGRIVLAHSRSREPITVADIGAAGAMTALLRNALAPNLVQTLEHSPAFIHGGPFANIAHGCNSLLATKAGLALGDWVVTEAGFGADLGAEKFLDIKCRTAGIWPSAVVVVATLRALKYHGGVDVADVNSTNVSAVLGGMSNLELHCRNLREIYGLTPVVCFNRFPTDTDEEMSAAISHLNGIGVAAVESTHWADGGKGALALAEAVVEAAVGRAGDGGGDGTAGPAVDDGSVFVAGTASGDAEAPVVDPASRARYSYDLDLPLEDKIRTIAQRIYQAKDVDLPAKVKRKLRQFTEEGYGDAPVCIAKTQYSLSTDASLRGAPTDHIIEVKDVRLSAGAGFIVVIAGDIMTMPGLPREPSALKIDVTADGNITGLF is encoded by the coding sequence ATGACCACAGATATGGATATTGCGCTCAGCGCCGAGCTCGATCCCATCGTCGACATCGCCGCTGGGCTGGGTCTCGACGCGCAGGACATCATTCCCCACGGATGGACGAAGGCGAAGGTGCCCATCGACGTCCTCGACCGGGCGGCCGAGTCCGCCACCGACGGTCGACTCATCCTCGTCACGGCCATGAGCCCGACTCCGGCCGGCGAAGGAAAGACCACGACGAGTATCGGCTTGGCCGACGGACTCAACGAGCTCGCACGGTCGAAACCCGAGGTCGGCAAGGCCGTGCTGGCGCTGCGGGAACCGAGCATGGGCCCGGTCTTCGGGATGAAGGGCGGGGCAGCCGGCGGCGGATACGCCCAAGTTGTGCCGATGGAGGACATCAACCTCCACTTCACCGGCGACTTCGCAGCCATCGCGGCGGCGAACAACCTCGCCGCGACGATGCTCGATAACCACATCCACTTCGGCAACAGCCTCGATGTCGACCCACGGCGGATCCACCTCCGCCGCGTCGTCGACCTCAACGACCGGGCGCTGCGCGGAGTCGTCGTCGGACTCGGCGGACTCAACGGGGGCGTGCCCCGCGAGGATGCCTTCGACATCGTCGTGGCCAGCGAGGTCATGGCGGTGTTCTGCCTGGCCACCTCGTTGGCTGACCTCAAGGAACGGTTGGGACGGATCGTGCTCGCTCACAGCCGATCGCGCGAACCCATCACCGTGGCCGACATCGGGGCAGCGGGTGCGATGACCGCACTGCTGCGCAATGCTCTGGCGCCGAACCTCGTGCAGACCCTGGAGCATTCGCCGGCATTCATCCACGGCGGGCCGTTCGCGAACATCGCTCACGGATGCAACAGCCTCCTTGCGACGAAGGCCGGGCTGGCGCTGGGCGACTGGGTCGTCACGGAGGCCGGCTTCGGTGCCGACCTCGGGGCCGAGAAGTTCCTCGACATCAAGTGCCGTACCGCCGGGATCTGGCCCTCCGCCGTGGTCGTCGTCGCGACGCTGCGAGCACTGAAGTACCACGGGGGAGTCGACGTTGCCGATGTGAACTCAACGAATGTGTCAGCGGTGCTGGGCGGAATGAGCAACCTCGAGCTGCACTGTCGGAACCTGCGCGAGATCTACGGACTGACACCGGTCGTGTGCTTCAACCGGTTCCCCACGGACACCGACGAGGAGATGTCCGCGGCGATCTCGCATTTGAACGGGATCGGGGTTGCGGCCGTCGAGTCGACGCACTGGGCCGATGGCGGCAAGGGTGCACTTGCCCTGGCCGAGGCGGTCGTCGAGGCCGCGGTCGGACGCGCCGGCGACGGCGGTGGCGATGGTACGGCCGGACCTGCCGTCGACGACGGTTCGGTCTTCGTCGCCGGCACCGCCTCCGGGGATGCCGAGGCTCCTGTTGTCGATCCTGCGTCGCGTGCGCGTTACAGCTACGACCTCGACCTGCCGCTCGAAGACAAGATCCGAACCATTGCGCAGCGGATCTATCAGGCGAAAGATGTCGATCTGCCGGCGAAGGTCAAGCGGAAGCTGCGTCAGTTCACCGAAGAGGGCTACGGCGATGCTCCCGTGTGCATAGCGAAGACACAGTATTCGCTGTCGACGGATGCGAGCCTGCGCGGGGCGCCTACCGACCACATCATCGAGGTCAAGGATGTGCGGCTCTCGGCCGGAGCCGGGTTCATCGTCGTCATCGCCGGCGACATCATGACGATGCCGGGCCTGCCGCGCGAACCCTCAGCGCTGAAGATCGACGTCACCGCGGACGGCAACATCACCGGCCTCTTCTGA
- a CDS encoding SRPBCC family protein translates to MTESLTFADSIHIDADPMTVYRTVADVTRTGEWSPVCRECWWDDGDGPRAGAWFTGRNVTPGREWQTRSRVVVADEGRRFGWSVGPGRVIWTYSVQEADGGTLLTESWEFLPEGQEFFAEKYGERASEEIAARTASAHTGIPQTLAAIKQVIEAR, encoded by the coding sequence ATGACTGAGTCTCTCACCTTCGCAGATTCCATCCACATCGACGCCGACCCGATGACGGTCTACCGGACCGTTGCGGACGTGACCAGAACCGGAGAATGGTCGCCGGTCTGCCGAGAGTGCTGGTGGGACGACGGCGACGGCCCACGGGCAGGTGCCTGGTTCACCGGGCGCAACGTCACCCCTGGCCGAGAATGGCAGACCCGCAGCCGCGTCGTCGTCGCCGACGAAGGACGGAGGTTCGGATGGAGCGTGGGACCCGGCCGAGTCATCTGGACCTACAGTGTGCAGGAGGCAGACGGAGGCACGCTGCTCACCGAATCGTGGGAGTTCCTGCCGGAGGGGCAGGAGTTCTTCGCAGAGAAGTACGGTGAACGAGCGTCCGAGGAGATTGCCGCACGGACGGCCTCTGCGCACACCGGCATTCCCCAGACCCTCGCTGCGATCAAGCAGGTCATCGAAGCGCGCTAG
- a CDS encoding MarR family winged helix-turn-helix transcriptional regulator has protein sequence MQSPSSSATERNSPLSDPPAFTADELETWSSVATLLEWLPAALDAQMQRDSQISHFEYGILFALSHANEDTLAMKELAGFANSTLSRLSRAVGRLERQGWVTRHPDPDDGRTTIASLTDSGLSALHAATPKHVAFVRRVIFESLTPDQARELGSASRRITSAIRDEGSWRPH, from the coding sequence ATGCAAAGTCCCTCGAGCAGTGCCACAGAACGAAACTCTCCGCTCTCTGATCCGCCTGCCTTCACCGCGGACGAGCTCGAGACCTGGTCGTCGGTCGCGACCTTGCTGGAGTGGCTTCCGGCCGCACTCGATGCGCAGATGCAGCGCGATTCGCAGATCAGCCATTTCGAATACGGGATCCTCTTCGCGCTCTCGCACGCGAACGAAGACACCTTGGCAATGAAGGAACTGGCAGGCTTCGCCAACAGCACTCTCTCCCGACTGTCACGCGCAGTCGGACGGCTCGAGCGCCAGGGGTGGGTGACTCGACATCCCGACCCCGATGACGGGCGTACGACGATCGCTTCCCTCACCGATTCCGGTCTCTCAGCCTTGCACGCGGCCACTCCGAAACACGTGGCCTTCGTGCGACGCGTGATCTTCGAATCCCTGACGCCCGACCAGGCTCGTGAGCTCGGTTCGGCCAGTCGCCGAATCACCTCGGCGATCAGAGACGAGGGCAGCTGGCGCCCGCATTAG
- the bla gene encoding class A beta-lactamase: MNARILPRIAASTLAAIALAGCTPSEAQSPDPSNTQTETSNSPAGDNDHQRLDEQLTNLEDRYDARVGVSALDTETGEAVDHRADERFGFASTLKVFAVAELLDRTKPDDLEKNVTWTQADVDEAGWTPVTEKHVDDGLPLDDVAESALRVSDNLAMNIVLDELGGPEALDDALEKAGDTTTEVTDEEPALNDVEDGSTDNTTTPAAFSAGLRDLLDPQRLSDEDREVLLNWMSANETGDSLIRAGAPDGWVVRDKSGHSDAIQNDIAVVTPPDRQPIVISVMTETDDPESEDGPALVAAVAEVVLDSFQ, translated from the coding sequence ATGAACGCCCGTATCCTGCCGCGTATCGCCGCGTCGACACTGGCAGCCATAGCATTGGCCGGCTGCACTCCGAGTGAGGCTCAGTCGCCGGACCCGTCCAACACACAGACCGAAACCTCAAACAGCCCGGCTGGCGACAACGACCACCAGCGACTCGACGAGCAGCTTACGAACCTCGAAGATCGCTACGACGCGCGGGTCGGAGTCAGCGCACTCGATACCGAAACCGGTGAGGCGGTCGACCATCGTGCCGACGAGCGCTTCGGTTTCGCCTCCACGCTCAAAGTGTTCGCCGTCGCCGAACTCCTGGACCGCACGAAGCCGGACGATCTCGAGAAGAACGTGACGTGGACACAGGCCGATGTCGACGAGGCCGGCTGGACACCCGTGACGGAGAAGCACGTCGACGACGGACTGCCGCTCGACGACGTCGCCGAAAGCGCACTGAGAGTCAGCGACAACCTGGCGATGAACATCGTGCTCGATGAGCTCGGCGGACCCGAAGCCCTCGATGATGCACTGGAGAAGGCCGGAGACACGACCACCGAAGTCACAGACGAAGAGCCGGCCCTCAACGACGTCGAAGATGGCAGTACGGACAACACCACCACCCCGGCCGCTTTCTCCGCAGGACTCCGGGACCTCCTCGACCCGCAGCGGCTCTCGGACGAGGATCGCGAAGTGCTCCTCAACTGGATGTCGGCGAACGAGACCGGTGACTCGCTCATCCGCGCAGGTGCACCCGACGGCTGGGTGGTCAGAGACAAATCGGGGCATTCGGATGCGATTCAGAACGACATCGCAGTGGTCACGCCTCCCGATCGCCAACCCATCGTCATCTCCGTCATGACAGAAACCGACGACCCCGAATCGGAGGACGGACCTGCCTTGGTCGCCGCCGTCGCCGAGGTTGTGCTCGACAGCTTCCAATGA
- a CDS encoding antibiotic biosynthesis monooxygenase: MPQHTAITVSIARTVRPDSHRRFNAWVQAGQELARERDGYLGSGWVRTSPDSNEWHVLYRFSDATSLRAWDESEDRRWWIESAAEIVETTRVEHRTGIEGWFEPHGEGSITIPETNVPPRWKQAVSIFLPFFPLSLLSAFLLMPHLESWPKVLAVLLNICILTPLMTYIFLPVSTRLLRSWLHRPR; the protein is encoded by the coding sequence ATGCCTCAACATACTGCCATCACTGTCTCGATCGCCCGCACGGTCCGCCCGGACAGCCACCGGCGTTTCAACGCCTGGGTGCAGGCTGGCCAGGAGCTGGCCCGTGAACGCGACGGCTACCTGGGATCGGGGTGGGTGCGAACCTCACCGGACTCCAACGAATGGCACGTGCTGTATCGGTTCTCCGATGCGACATCGCTGCGGGCGTGGGACGAATCCGAAGACCGTCGGTGGTGGATCGAAAGCGCAGCCGAAATCGTCGAGACCACTCGGGTCGAGCACAGAACCGGCATCGAAGGCTGGTTCGAACCGCACGGGGAGGGGTCCATCACCATCCCGGAGACGAACGTCCCGCCGAGGTGGAAGCAGGCTGTGAGCATCTTCCTGCCGTTCTTCCCGCTCAGCCTGCTCTCGGCTTTCCTCCTTATGCCTCATCTGGAGAGCTGGCCGAAAGTGCTCGCCGTCCTCCTCAACATCTGCATTCTCACGCCGCTGATGACCTACATCTTCCTGCCGGTGAGCACTCGACTGCTGCGCTCCTGGTTGCACAGACCTCGCTGA
- a CDS encoding FAD-dependent oxidoreductase: protein MSHHIVIGAGLAGAAAAYSLTARDEDVTVVERHTPANDRGSSHGSARIFRYAYPDRLYTELVVRARELWDDLEAKSGAELITPTGAVDFGDARHVDLLAEIFEDVGVEYEVLDPERAVERWPQFAFDTDVLWHPDAGVIDAETTVTTMLERAVDTGRARILSDWTVAEVTRRSAGGFRVTSGKGDIVEGDRVIVAAGGWLPDLLGDLGLPEGFLDALPRFEVRQEQAFHMPYRDAGEVGRLTTPWPTFIHKSGEMFTYGLPGGRDAGFAGQKLAQFNGGEVIRSALDQDGQITGQMRARMIDYAKRNLPGLIPEPYAETTCLFTNTPNEDFVIDEVNGLVIVSACSGHGAKFAPLLGEFAADLAMGAGEVPDRFRVSGVSS from the coding sequence ATGTCCCACCACATCGTCATCGGAGCAGGGCTGGCCGGCGCCGCAGCCGCGTACTCCCTGACCGCGCGCGACGAGGACGTCACCGTGGTCGAGCGGCATACTCCGGCCAACGATCGCGGCAGCTCCCACGGTTCGGCCCGCATCTTCCGATACGCCTACCCCGACCGTCTCTACACCGAACTCGTTGTGCGCGCTCGTGAGCTGTGGGACGACCTCGAGGCGAAGTCTGGAGCCGAGTTGATCACTCCCACCGGAGCCGTCGACTTCGGCGACGCCCGACACGTGGATCTGCTCGCTGAGATCTTCGAGGACGTCGGAGTCGAGTACGAGGTTCTCGACCCGGAACGTGCCGTCGAACGGTGGCCGCAGTTCGCCTTCGACACCGACGTGCTGTGGCACCCTGACGCCGGGGTCATCGATGCTGAAACCACGGTGACGACCATGCTTGAGCGTGCGGTGGACACTGGGCGGGCGCGGATCCTCAGCGATTGGACGGTCGCCGAGGTGACCCGACGATCCGCGGGCGGCTTCCGTGTCACCTCGGGAAAGGGGGACATTGTCGAAGGCGACCGCGTCATCGTCGCAGCGGGTGGGTGGCTGCCCGACCTCCTCGGCGATCTTGGGCTTCCGGAAGGCTTCCTGGATGCGCTGCCGAGGTTCGAAGTGCGGCAGGAGCAGGCCTTCCACATGCCCTACCGTGACGCCGGTGAGGTCGGGCGGCTGACCACGCCCTGGCCGACGTTCATCCATAAATCCGGTGAGATGTTCACCTACGGACTGCCCGGCGGCCGGGATGCCGGTTTCGCCGGGCAGAAGCTCGCACAATTCAACGGTGGGGAAGTGATTCGTTCGGCGCTCGACCAGGACGGGCAGATCACCGGGCAGATGCGGGCCCGGATGATCGACTATGCGAAGCGGAACCTGCCGGGCCTCATTCCTGAACCGTACGCGGAGACTACGTGCCTGTTCACGAACACACCGAACGAGGATTTCGTCATCGACGAGGTCAATGGTCTCGTCATCGTCTCAGCCTGTTCGGGGCACGGGGCGAAGTTCGCTCCGCTGCTCGGCGAGTTCGCAGCCGACCTCGCCATGGGGGCCGGCGAAGTTCCGGATCGGTTCCGAGTGTCAGGGGTGAGTTCGTGA
- a CDS encoding YdhK family protein, whose product MKKFTPTIRFTAVAAALGLALAGCSTANDDSQGSGGDGSHGSHKSSSDETSGSDHEDMKTSESERESGGHEGHAADGGDPPEGIKKAEDPTFAVGDTVVLSADHMPGMKDAEATVSGAFDTTTYSISYTPTDGGDPVKDHKWVVHEELETPGKAPLKKGAKATVNADHMPGMKGAEATIDSATGETVYMVDIKTDEMEMTNHKWVVESEMKPAE is encoded by the coding sequence ATGAAGAAGTTCACACCGACCATCCGATTCACCGCAGTCGCCGCAGCGCTCGGACTGGCACTGGCAGGCTGCTCAACTGCGAACGATGACTCCCAGGGATCCGGTGGAGATGGCAGTCACGGCAGCCACAAATCCTCATCGGACGAAACCAGCGGATCCGATCACGAAGACATGAAGACCAGCGAGTCAGAACGCGAGTCGGGCGGCCACGAAGGGCACGCCGCCGATGGCGGCGACCCACCGGAGGGAATCAAGAAGGCAGAAGACCCGACGTTCGCCGTCGGCGACACCGTCGTCCTCTCAGCTGATCACATGCCGGGAATGAAAGACGCTGAGGCAACCGTTTCCGGCGCCTTCGACACGACAACCTACTCGATCAGCTACACGCCCACTGACGGCGGAGATCCGGTCAAGGATCACAAGTGGGTCGTCCACGAAGAGCTCGAGACCCCGGGGAAGGCGCCCCTGAAGAAAGGAGCGAAGGCCACCGTCAATGCCGATCATATGCCCGGAATGAAGGGCGCCGAGGCGACCATCGATTCAGCGACCGGCGAGACCGTCTATATGGTCGACATCAAGACCGATGAGATGGAGATGACGAATCACAAATGGGTCGTCGAAAGCGAGATGAAACCCGCGGAGTGA